The genomic region ATGACCTCTAGCTCTGCCGTCGACTTGCCTGCCAAGAGGTATTCTTTTGCTTTGTTATTCTCGCGCAAGATCTTCTTAAAGAGCTCGCTCCTCTAAGGAGATAACCTGATAAACTTGACAACATTATGGAGCTTTCCCACCGGGCCTTTCTTTCTCTAGTATCATAAATCATCCTTATAGCAACCAAAGAAGTTAAAGACCTAAGATTTAGCCTGATGGATCTTGACATTGTTGATTAGACCATTGCTAAGTGGGACTCTGATCACAACAGCGAGTCCGCGATTACAATAGAATTTACTAGTAGAAGAGATACAAATCAGGGTACCAATAAATCCAAGCTATTGAGCACCTCTTTTAAGCCTATATCATGTAGCCTCAGGGCTATATATTAGCAGAGTAATAAAGCTAGTAAGATGAGAATTACCAGCTCGCTGTCCACCGTTATGAAACAAGGTTTCTCTAGTCCTCCTTGATGTTTTCCAACCCTATTGCTAATAACATGATGGGATACCCCCTCATCCTCAAGGCTTTCTTCCATAAACGGAGCAGCTATCGGCTGATTAGTTGATATAACTAGTGGATAACCATATGTACTTACATTGGCCAATACCCATGTATCTTTGGGTTGTTAAGATCTTTTCTCACACTTGACAGAAAAATATGGACCTCTTCAACGGACCAACCATGGGCTCTCGTAAATGGTGCTATAGTCAATGAATCCAGAGCGATGGCAATATTCTGGTTATTCCATACTCCAAGCTCTTTGTACTTCTTATCCTTTGGCCAGTGGTTTGTCGGCCATTTGAAACGCATGTCGACAATTTCGGTAAACCCTGCTTCGgccatcatgtctttgaACTCGTCAATCTTTTTGTAAGCTTGTTGCAGCTTGACGGAGGCCTCGTTCAATAGATTACTCCACTTCATGATTGCACTGTCGTCGCCAAGCGTGCCGTCGTCAGACTTCATCATCACGTCGATCTCTTGGATCTCGACATAGCCCCCAGGAGCGAGGTTTCTGAGGTTCTTAGACTATAGAGAATACTAGGAGGTACTGGTTAAACTTACTGGTAGATCTTGTTCAAGTACTCTGGCCAATTGGGGATACTGAAATTCATCATCCTGCTATGTATATAATCGAAGGGCTCAGAAAAGTCCCATTGCTCGTGAATGTCATCAATAAGGAACCGAACATTGGGCGGAACGCTAGCTAATATTAGCATCGATAAAGAGAAATGATAGTTATTCAAAGCTGACAAACTGGGCTGGATAGGAGATAGATCGACGCCGGTAACCTAAAAGTATCAGCTTCTAATCCTCGCTTTGAGCTTTTGATCCTTGGTTAACTGATCCTACCTCGGCTTCGGGATGATCATCACCAAAGTCTATTGCCCATATTCCCGTTCCAGTTCCCAAGTCCAAGACGCGCTTGACCTTGGAATCAGGAAGGTTTGGAGGTGAAAGACCAAGTTTGTTATCAAAAGTGAGTAGGAATAAATTATGCTGCAAGTCTGGACATCTTTAGTATAAACGTTGCCGCTATACCGCAACCGGGACTGTACCTAGCCTGTCATTTTCACGCTCATCATTGGGAAGATGATATTCTTTGTGTAGGTAGTGTTAGCCATTGGACTTCGAGCTAGGAAAAAGAGTCGTTGACGGTAACTGACTTCCATCCTTGTATGCATGATATGTTCTTCCGTTTTCGTGACGAAAGTCGAGGATTGAGCTGCTCAAACTTGCTGTCGATGATGTCGCATCCTGCCACTATTTGTTAGCTCATTCTCTCCCCGCTACATAACAACCAGAGATAGATCTTACATCTCCAATTGATGAATCGCGGTCGTCTTGGACCTATATCAGATATCAGTCGAGGCACATGAACAAAATAAGGGATCTAACATCTTCGTCGGGTGCCACGATAGGCCCATCATCGTTTGCTGCCATTTTGTCGATTAGACTCTCTCGTCTTTGAGTAATGCGTCACGAGAGAAATATCGAGGCAACCAGATTTTAATACCGCAGCGAGATTTTTACCACGTGAATGATGGCCAATCAGACTTTCGAACGACTACATtgttctctctcatctcaaccGATATGTAGCAAGGATATCGACCAACAACCAAGGCTGACAGTTTATCCGACACTTCCAGTTGGATGATCGATCTGACAGGCTCAGTCCATACCTCGCTTCGATGCGGAACGAGGGTAGTTCGACGGGGAAATAAACCGGACCAATAAGCAGCTCCCATCATTTGGCATTACCGTTGCACTACCCCACTTCAATCCCAGCTTTCCTAAGCCCGTAACGGATGGTGTGTTAGCATGTCTCCACTATGTTATGACCAACACAGACATCATGGAAGAACCAGAGACTCCACAACTCGACTTTTATTGTTTCAAATGATATAAAGAATACAAAAAGAATAAGATTTCGCCATTCCAGGTCCCGGATGAGTATTTGGGAGCATATCTGACACATGGCGATGTGTTCACATGCCCGGTTTGTGCAATGTGTAATCAAACGAATTACCATCGCAGTTGCCCACCAGAGAATGTTCAATTTGGTCTCGCAAATATTATTGTCAGATAGAAGTGAGCATCTGCACTTTCCAGAAACTGTAGTATTTTCGATGCCATCATCTACCCGTTTGTTGGGCAGATCTTTGATCCTGATCAGGATGGTGCATAACCGCCAAAGTCTGATTTGTTAGATAGTAAGAGCCGAAAGGACTGGTTTAATAACCGTGAAATTCACCAGAGTAATTTCTGCTGGCCTGATAGCTTCATTTAATCCCCACATCATGAGTAGTAGAATTCTTGAAAAAGAAatgaagaaaaaaaaaaaagccgGTGACGGATAAACAAGTACACAGATGAATGATTGGTGGGTGTTGTTGGAACGTGGCATGGCTCGATACCAATCAATTGATAGGTTGCACTGCAGTCATCTCATCAGGTTTCTTAGCTATTGCTCTGGTCGGAACTATAAACTAGGCTCTGGGCTCTTAAAATCCTTGGTAAGTTACTTATCATGAAAAAAATAACTTTTCCTAACAAGTGCTCGAGTCGTTTCTCACCTGCCGTGGCCCAATATGAATCAATACACTGGGAAGCACCAGTATGAACCCCTTAGAGAAAGTTCTACCAAGAAATATAATATGCAGGGAACGAGGAGTATTCGCATTCTCTCACTACTACCGGGACTTTTTGATAATCCCATTCGATGCAAATTGACTGTAGAGCCAATCgaacaagatcttcaatATGACGCTTTGTCATACATGTGGGGGAATCCATCGGTCACTCAACCTATCACTGTCGACGACGACAAAACGTTCCCAGCAACTGTGTCACTCCAGACGGCGCTTCGCCATTTGCGATTGCAAGACGGAGTACGGCGTTTATGGGTTGATGCAGTATGTATAAATCAAAACGATAACAATGAACGCAGTCGTCAGGTTGCTTTGATGAAAGGGATTTACTCTAAGGCCGGAACTGTCAGAGTGTGGATCGACGTCAACCTGTCTCCGGATGATAGTGCTGTCCGAAAGCTACTTTCCCTTTCTTCCCGCTCCACAATGGATGATCTCGGAAACCATCCAGTATCCTGGGAGCCTCTTATCCCGTTATTCCAAAGCCCCTACTGGGACAGGCTCTGGATACAGCAAGAACTGCTTTTCGCAAAAAGACTAGAATTTCACTGTCGTGGAGTGAACATTCCTGGTAATAGCCTGATGAAATTCCAACACTTGGTCTTCCAAAAGTCGTCTCAGCCGGGGGCCTTTCGACACCCTCTCCGACTGGGCAACCTTCGGGAAGCAAGTATCTATCCGTGATTTCTGTTCACGAAATTTACTTGgttggaggaagatgttgGAATGCAAGGTGCCAGTGGAACCACACAGTCTCGTACCAGATTATTCACTTCGAAAGCCACCTGCTGAATGGCAGCTTGATCCAAATAAGTGGGGTCCTGCGCTCAGCACGAGCCCAATATACATGCTAGGAGCACTAAGACATGTTCGAGATCTGAAGGTAACAGACCCAAAAGACAGAGTTCACGCTACACTTGGCCTTATGATCGACTATGAGGGCGACAATGAGGTTTGGAGCTATGAGGAAAGTCTTGCAGAAAAGTACACCCGCATC from Fusarium oxysporum Fo47 chromosome III, complete sequence harbors:
- a CDS encoding S-adenosyl-L-methionine-dependent methyltransferase; this translates as MAANDDGPIVAPDEDVQDDRDSSIGDDATSSTASLSSSILDFRHENGRTYHAYKDGKYHLPNDERENDRLDLQHNLFLLTFDNKLGLSPPNLPDSKVKRVLDLGTGTGIWAIDFGDDHPEAEVTGVDLSPIQPSFVPPNVRFLIDDIHEQWDFSEPFDYIHSRMMNFSIPNWPEYLNKIYQNLAPGGYVEIQEIDVMMKSDDGTLGDDSAIMKWSNLLNEASVKLQQAYKKIDEFKDMMAEAGFTEIVDMRFKWPTNHWPKDKKYKELGVWNNQNIAIALDSLTIAPFTRAHGWSVEEVHIFLSSVRKDLNNPKIHGYWPICSVYGRKP